The Branchiostoma lanceolatum isolate klBraLanc5 chromosome 3, klBraLanc5.hap2, whole genome shotgun sequence DNA segment caatcaatcaatcaatcaatcaatgccATAAGCATGTAGACTATTATGATGAGGAATACACAGTCACTTAACAGAAAGAACTTTGCAATCACTATCCCTGGAGCAAACTACCACTGAAGCAATAGTTCTCtctttgaagtttttttttgttcctcttggtggcatcgtgtggtgcaatcggtagggtgtttcacccacaaccgagaggtcccgggttcgaaaccaccgatgtgaccttgggaaaggcactttacacgacttcactcaggtgttaatgagtatctagcttcggttagggatgtccctcgagtaggacgttaaatggaggccctgtgtttgaggagagccacacctcgagcacattaaagaacccatcgcACTTATCGAATGATACCTTCCcggtggttcaaaacctactgtcctatggccgcacatgggttcgccctcagtaatagcctccggctagttgggtaaccctggcatgtacatgctgaaccagtAAAAAAAGACTGCTCCTACATTTTTTTGATTGGGGGATTAAGAAAAAGACTTTAACAAATCATAGcctttcacatatagagatgttacaaaggAAAGGTAGTGCCAAAAGCCTGCGTTTTGATGAGGAATACAGGGTGGgacctttttatcaaaattgTATCGAGTCAACCTAGTTAATCAAAGTCCTTCCCATACAAGAAGGtacataaggcggcgcccatctccgtttcaatagcccttgggccacagaGCTTAGtgtaatcactacagcagggggctagtccactggtagtggtgtgtttaactaccatactctttcccaaatgctgagtgctatgCAGAgacagaagtatgtaccatttttaaagtctaaaTACTCGGCCGAGGAttgaactcacaacctaccgtgCTCAAGGCGATGTAATCTTGTGgatagggttgttgacttataatctaaaggttcttggtTCGAATCCCAAGCAGGCCCCAGTCTTGTAACTTTTGAAGAGGCACTTCACATCAAAGTGATTGTGAATTAAAACCTATCTGAGTCCAATCTTTTGCAGCCTGCACTTACTGCACTTATCTGGTGGTTAACACCTTTATGCCACACGAACAAGCGCAAGTACCGTTTAGCAACATAAAGCTGAAATGCTATCATATTGTATTTAGTAATATACAGAAatgcattgtacaagcacaaggaTATTAATAAACACGACAAATTATGGATAATATCTACTACACATTCTTAACGGTTCAAAGCTTTCACCAGTTTACAAACTGAATATAAAATAGGGGAAAATCTGTTCTGTATTCGATACCTCAGgattattttcaacattacaattttatgtcccttgcaaGGAGCCGACCAAAAATGATAGGgttgcagggctcaaaattcatttgtggaaataggtgcactggtgcacccaatccaaaaaattaggtgcacagaaagaattttgggtgcgccacaaaataaagttgaatgtccgcaaaacataattacaaagtttaaagctcttaagaacttcaatctgtaatgcTACAGCTAATTTCAAAATtgcaaacaagtaatacatcaaagaaagtacaactgttacaaaaggttattttgcttttttacatttcaagaatattctgtatactagtgtacaatattacctttaccctataccctacaaaaatatctaggtgcactagtgcacccacagtcaaaaattaggtgcacagctccaattttgggtgcacataggtgcacatgcacccactgttTCCCTGGGTTGCCAGGTTTTCGAAACACAGCGTTCTTTTCCTAGGCTTTATGAAGAGGAAGAACAAAGAATGATGGACAATGAATCAGTGGTCAGTTTCATAGAAATCTTGATCCTTTGTCAATTTTAATAGTAAACTTGAATTTGTCCATGATTTAGATGATGTCTACTGTTCTTTCCACAGTCTTCCCATAGGAGGACTCCTTCTGTATTCTCCGTATCGCCTGCTTTTTCTCtttttcctgttcttcttcCAACGTCTCATCCAGGATTGCTCTGACTTTTCCTTTCAATTCGTTCagtcctttttttctttggcTGAAATCTGGAAGATGTCTTCTATTTCTACTTGTCTTTTTGGCCCCATGTCCTTGGGAAGCTCTGTCATGATCACCGCATCTGGAGAATGAGCGGGAAATTAGTACGTGTTTCACAGAAACAGGTAAGCATGATGAAAAAACACGTACAGCAGCCATTTTGTAATAAAGGTAAGGTAAAAAAAAGggtaaaagtagtcccatagccttttcttTAAAGGCCGAAAGGGccggcagtgggttgttatccactgtgtccagggcacggtattggaaagcggagcccaaccctctcctttcaaTGACTTTTGCTTCCCCAACTGAAGCTAAGTAACCCTTATACCTGGGTggtgtgaggaaagttgtgtgaTGGGCACAACGTcgatggcatgtcaggggattcgtttctggaccaaacaccccaaccgttacgccaacatgaCGCCATGTGTAATAAAGTAAAAGTTTGTGCATTTATTCTCTATTGAGTTGAAGCATACATATGTTTCTTTTGGCTGAATAAAATGATGCATAACTGGAgaaatcaacatgaaatcaGAGGGGAGGTCTGTACCTAATTTTTCTCCCAGCCCTTTGATTTTCATCATGCCTTCTTTATACTTTTTTCTCTAAAATGTACAGAACCAATTGAATAAATTGGAGTGGCCAATATATAAGGAATGTATATCAAATCTGTTAACAAATGTTTTAAACAGTTCATTATCGAAGTTTCTGTCCAGCCCTACAAACCCTAGGCCAGGTGATCCGGAATAACTGCCCTGCACCCGGAAGAAAATCAAATAAGTCAGAGTAGAGATCGCAATCTCACAGAATCGCTGATTCTGCCAGTACAGATCGCGTTGGCAGAGATCGTGAGGTGGATCTCTGATAGAACATCCGCGATTCTACCGGTAGAAATCCCGATCGGAGTCTGTGCATTTTGAGATGTTAGCTTTTAAGAGACAGGACATTTCAATTTCGTTTCAAACCACTTTGTATATACATTTACGTGATACTTAGGGTCATTAATTGGGAGGTCCTCTAGCACATTATACAGTGTACCAGTTATCTGTCGTGAACTACTCTTGAAAGTTCTGGCGTACGAATTCACCATGTAGACCACAGACCGGTTATTTGCGCAGGCGCAGAACCCCCACTTTAACCTATGCAATTAGATCGGGTAAAAGCAGCAACAAAAAGGGTTGTTGGAATTTGGGGGTGGATGTTACAGTTAAGGGTTTTCACGTTCTCATTGTGtagaaaaatcagacttttagCCATGACTGTGTCCGCAGGCTATAGAAGTTTGGTGTATTGGTGTGGTTTGGCTGTAATGAAGTCAAATTTTATGTTATGGTTTAAATACGGACGGGTTGTGCCGAATGGAATGtcgaaattatgctctagattggcACTTAAGAGGTCGGAAACCCGTGTCAATGTATGTTTTTCATGGTCTAAAACTCGTGTTTGTGACTTTTGAGagcctctttcttacatgaatACCATGTATTAGAATAGAAAGTCTAAATACGAGTCTCCGGCCTGTAGAGAAGGTTCGAGTGGTATTTCATTTCTGTCACGAAGTCTCACGTCATACGGTTACCAAGGGAACCTCTACCAAATAAGGTAACAGCTCGGGTACACGTTGTGTGGCTGAGAAAAGTCACGGAATATTCGTTTGATTAATTTCGTCCATCTGCGGTGTTCTGACGTATCTTCCTCTGAATTATTCAATGTCTGAAGCTCTGTGACAGTCTGTACCCGTACCGGAATTTCAATTATCTTGTAAACGACATGTTTGTGAGTCCTTTAAAAAGGATTACTTGAAATGGGTCCTTTGTGTACTATTTTAAACGCTGGAAAAGATAGTTTTGGCTGTACTGGGAGATCTTGAAGAATTTTATAAATTCTACATTTTCATCCAAATTGTTTATGAAGAATTTTATGTGATCCGGAATAACTGACCTGACCCGGAAGAAAAACAATTAAGTCAGTGTAGAGATCGCAATCTCACAGAATAGCCTATTCTGCCAGTACAGATGGCGATCGCGTCTGTACATTTTGAGATGTTAGAGACAGGACTTTTGAATTTAAATTCATAGCATGCACTGGAATTTCAGCTattttgtaaacatgtttttgtgttcATTGACAGTACTAGTGAAGATGAGCACTTTGTGCAGTATTCTAAAAgttggaaaatgtaattttggcTGTTTTCGTTTATCATGAATGATCTTATAAGAATGACGATATTCTATGGTTTTGTCCCTACCGCAATTTTTCGCTGCTTTTACTGATTTCATTGTTCGAACATTTCTAATATAATATCCTTTAATTATCCGTGAATCAAaaatgcgatgggatagtgtagCGTTCATTTCTACACACAAACGGATGAAGAATCTTCAAATATCGTATActttacactgcacgaaatggcctcgtatcccggcgtatacgtacagggattcctccggaaatattccatatcccggtgcggatttagcgtatccgttagttataacggaaacgctaaatccgcaccgggatatggaatatttccggaggaatccctgtacgtatatccgttagttataacggaaacgctaaatccgcaccgggatatggaatatttccggaggaatccctgtacgtatacgccgggaaacgaggccatttcgtgcagtgttaaaGCGTGACTCTGGGTCTTGCTCATTTTTCATCCGTTTTACGAGCCAGCTGTTAGAAAACGGGGTGTTAAAAAATATCAGAAAGTCCGGTTGTTCCCATCAaacctatgcttggagagtagaaattTAGCGCTTCTGGTCGTCTGCATCTGATCACATTGAGTACAACTGTAAAGAATGCTAACATTACAGTCAATGAAAAGAAAGACGAAAACTTCAAAACGATTGGCGCCATGTTATGTATTCTTCATAAAGTAATGTTACAAATTGAATCTCTGAGCCCGTACACCACGATTACTTTCTTTGTTGATGTGGCTCTATAATATTTTGCCAATAGGTTTGTAAATACATATACCACACAGTGGATGCTGTATAAGGGATCATAAAGAGTTGATACATCATATGCCGGGTTCAAAATACTGGCTGCATGTGCACCCCAAATTGGAACTGGGCagctaatttttgactgggtgcaccaaGTTATTCTTAAAGCTATAGGATAAAGATATTATCTTACACCAGTATACAGAATGTTCTTGAAATTTGAGTACCAGAAAAAGCGATATAATCGATGTTGTACTTGATGTATAGTATGTTTACAATTTTAAAGTTAGTTATAGAATTGCGAACAGAAGAGAGGATCAGGAAGAGAGGCAGAAGGGTTTGTAATTACGTTTTGCTGATATTATACTCTATCTTatcttgtgcacccaaaattatttttgtGCAACTAAATTttcaggttaggtgcaccagtacgCCTGTTCCTAATACTGCATTTTGAACCCTGCAGACAATTGCGTAGCTTGTTTTACGGTATAATGCCTCAGTCGTGTTGTACAATGTTGCATTCTGTATTGTGAACCTTTTTATCGCTTAAATTtactttcttagattttgtgcaTTTTATAGAATTGGTTTTTGAGCCTGTCTTTTTGCTGGTTACATTAGTAGCTCTCCACATGGCGCCTTTTTCATCTGGATAATACTGAATCCACTTTTACACTTAACTGATAAGAATACATTTCTCTCGTGTGCAATTAACACATGGTCAACTTCAAGATTTTCTCAACCTTGTAAAGTAGTGAATCATCTACAGGGTGTTTGCACTGACGTGGTTATGACGTAAGCATTGTACGCCATGTTTCGTTGTTCGACATAGAAGTTGCGAGGTAGGGTAGAATCTGTAAATGTTATGTTGCAGCTGCGGTGTTACGTTATGGCATTTGACAATATGCGAATGTATGATATCATGGGTCTGACGTcatcaaccaacatggcggttaTGACGTCACGTTCAAACACTCTATAGGATTCGACCATTGATGATCATGAGTAACACTGGCTTTCATATTACAGCAgataaggccatgctgatttgattctatggataacatccgcgctcgcatcaattttcggcCATTTccataaataaaaataaagtttTCCACCCTATtataaatcgtgcaaagcagctacaaaatgaacaaaaatatgCCCTaagttgcaaaaagatatttcggaaaacggatactaatgtcttaGAATGCCAAGGTAAAAATTGAAGATgtgaatgaacaaaaatgaaaaatccaTTAATTGGTATATCATTCTGTGTCTTAAGTCATTGTTTCAACCTTGTTGGCCacgtaaatttcataatgaaggctactttttttgccaaactttttgtttcgcacgctcgcatcactTTGGGGTTCCCATGCacaggatgccatccatataatcaaatcaacatggcctaatatgcATCAACTTGTTACAAATTACACAATGAAAAATCTATAGTTAGATCTTACAACAATGACTCCTCTTGAGTTTCATAGTGCAGATCATTATCTACACATTATCAATCATGAACTGGTATTTGATGAATGCAaaattatttacaaatgttgGTGGGTATAATGCTTCATCTGAATTTTTACAGCACTTTGGGTATGTCGTTTCACATGTTTGGCAtgcttttctttcctttgcaGACTTATGACAAACAAATGCCCAATCATTATAATATTGTACATAACGGTGCACTAGTGCATCTGAAGATCTGGTGGGTAAGAAAAGGCCTCTTTATACAGAATATGGTTTTAATCATTATTAATGCTTATGCTTATCTGAACGACAGTACTGAAAGGTGGTGTGCTGATGCTATAGCGCATGTCTTAGGCCACTTtgccatttttatctccatgaaaaatggagatatagtttagggtgtgtctgtatgtctgtgtgtttgtttgtgtttccggactactgttgtcagcataactcaagaacctcttgattcATTACAATTATGTTTGGTGGGCAGGTAttgggaagccaaaattcaaggtcgatttggggcccgctggtatgtgaccttggtactgcagcagaacttccgtttttgtatcttttgacctagatgtgctatggtcttgtcaAACATTGTACTAGACGAGGGTTTGGACTCTTATAAAAATGATCAACATGTTAGAAATCTTGAGTAATACTCATCAAAGGTATCAAACAGTACTTCCTTTTACACAGATAATTTCCATACAGGTGATCACAATGGTAGAAATCTTTTTACCTTGAGTATGACATATCCAACAAAGGTGTGATACAGTTCGGCCTTAGActattgatgaaaaaaatgtttgaataaatCTTCTAGCCATTTCTTTAACAATGCATATGTATGCATCTTGGCTAAATGTGAATTCACAGAGTTCCAAAGAAAAGAGTAACCAGTATTATGAGATATTTCTTTTACAGCCAGCATAGAGCAGCTTGTCTAATATAGACAATTTTCATACAGATGATCACTATGGTAAAATTATCTTTTAACTTGACTATTACGTATCCATCAAAGTTTTTTTGCATAGTCCATTACAATACAAGTGGCCAAGGTCACTACAGTAACGATCGTTTTACCTTGAGTATTACCTATAACTAAGGTATGCAGTCCTGGCTTTTcttacataatttgcacttttcTCGTATGCTGAAAGTCGTGAAGGTTTTCCCACGGCAGAGTTGATTATTTACAGCTTTATTTACGAATGTGGACTGTACCATCCTTCACAGCCCAATTGTCGCCAGTTGTCGGGCAGATATTATAGTTGAAAAGCACAGTAAGAGAATGCAAAACTTATTCCTGGTTATATTTTCTGGTTAACATTTGGCAGCTTTTGTTTACATTGGGACTTTATAATGTGTGAAAGGAGACTAATGAGTACGTAAGGCAGAGTATCAATATCTGAAAATGGCTGTGTCTTAAgtttttctctgtctctctgtttcctctgtaactcctgaatAAGCTGGTTAGTTTCTTTGTTTGCCTGTAAACTAGACAAAGTATTTTTAGTTTGACATGAAAGTAAACATATTTCAAGCAACATTTCGTCTATGATATTTTCTCTTGCTTGCCATAGTTAAGATTGCAAATGCGTATGCGTTAGCAACACTCAATAACTTCATGTGTGTATCAGATAAATGAGGTTCGTGGCACTACCGGCGGTAATtgatatctgtactgtatgtaacatggcttttatgattggtcattattgctACTGtgtaaaatgttgtgtttttatatgtgaAATCAGGGGTACCtgaaaacaggcttcacagcctgtgTGTATTCTCcctgaataaataaaaatcaatgaaaaaaatctttcagTAAAATGATCAACTACTTATTAAGAATAACTGGTTAAATATAGTTTTAAAGTAGAACGGGAAATCCTGATGAGAGTCGCAATGGTGCAATGAGGGAATTGTTTAGAAGCACTCTCCCGGCTTCTCTGCAAAGTGTATTACAGGCTGTTAAAAGAGTAGGCTTTTACGTGGGCCTTGCAGTCATAAAgttataaaaaaaaggtaaagcagtcatcctcaatttaggtgaagcataatgctttgcAGTCATAGAACCAGCAAACACATTGACTTGTCTCTTCAAGGCTCAAACAACCACCTTCAAACACATTAACCTGTCTTAGACAAGGCTCAACCAAACACCTACAAACGCATTACAGGAATTTGGTCAAATTTGGACATTGGAGAAAAGCAAAGCTGAGTTTGAATGGCAATTATTTTGTGGTTGGTGACGTCatgtttctttgtcttcatAGGTGAAGAGCTATAAGAGATGTTTTAGTTTCCTTACGATAAACAAATGGAGACTGGTCTCATTTTCGTGTAGATCTAGAGCGCAGGCCTATCGGCTGTCTTCAGTCTTGTTTTCTTCAACATCGACGAAGGTCTTCATGTGTCTGTCAGCAGCACTGTCAGGGCCACTCGTAGTCTCCCCGACCCCACATGGGAGAGTCTCCGCGTTGCCTGCAGTGTCGGTTTCGTCTGCCATCGCATCAGTTGCTTGCTGCTTGTTGGCATTTCCGGTTCGTCCACTGCCCTGACGAggctcacccggatggaggcgtGCCCTGTTTTTGACGACAGGGAAAGTTGTCATGGGAATTTCTACAGCAGAGACGGTTCCACCTGCCGTTGACTGAGCTCCCCCACCGGCGGTCCGACGATTGCGACCAGTGGTGGTTGTTCCATTGTCCTGCTGAGGTGCAGCCAGACCAAGGCGTGCCATGATCACAGACTTCCATTTCTCCACTACCTTCGACGTCATTGTCAGGAACAGTGTCAGCAGAAGGCCCTGAGAAGCATTCAGCACAATAAAGATGTACTCGAGAACTGTGCTCTGGGCGAAAGGAAAGATGAAGCCCAAAATCCAGGTGAAACCCGTCAGAAACGAGATACGCATGTAGACCCAGACCTTGCTGAGGTCCGAGCGTTCCAAAGCAGTGCTAGCTATCTGAAATGACTTTCGTATGGCCAGCAAGGCAAGAGTGATGAAAACAGCATTGGTCATAAGGGCACACAGGACAGGAACTCCAAACGCCACCAGACTGGCTGTCGGATTGCCAATCCAACAGTTCTCCCCGTATCCCACCCTGACAGAACTGCCGAAGTCCACAATCACTGTCGCTACGACTACGGGCAACGGCGCCAGCAAGATATACAAGAGGTAGTTATTCAGTTCCGGTCTTTCTAAGCCCTGACGAAATGTAAGAAAGAGATCTACAGACAGTGCGTTCATGGATGTGAAGGCCGTCAGCATAAGGTAGTGCAGAATAATCGCATATGCTACACAGCCAGATCCTGCAGGGACAATTACACGGCCCACAAACATGGATTCAGCAACTGTTATACTTGTCATCATTATGACCTTCAGCTTCGCTGGAACCTTTTTCCACTCGCCTGACCTGAAAGTGTGGGCCACGAAACCAAAAACGGCTACGTCAGACACTATCACCAGACCCAGGGTTAACCAACTCTGGTCAGCATCTCCGGTTGTTTGGACCCCGCGGGTGTCGTTCGAAAAATACTCCAGTAGGCAGTCCCCGCAGACCAATGCTGTTGTGTCCTGAATAACCACCTGCTCAGCTGGGCAGGACATGTTAGAGTTGAGCAGATGGACACTACCATTGGGAAGGATTTGGAACTCTTCAGAAGTGAAATTCAGAATGGGCCTGCTGCAGTTTTGAAAAGCCACCTGCTCAGCTGGGCAGGACAGGTTAGAACTGAGCAGGTGGACACTACCATTGGGAAGGATTTGGAACTCTTCTGAAGTGAAATTCAGAATGGGCCTGCTGCAGTTTTGGAAAGGGACAGTTTTGTTCCTTGAGCCATGACTTCCGGACAAGAAAGGTCGGCATGACTCTGCAAATGGGTCGTATAAAGAGTTCGAAGGGCAATGGTCTGGGCTGTTATCACGACTCTCATCAGCATTGAAGTTGAACAGATGAGTTAATGAGATGCAGATGCAGGGACCAACCCCTAGCCTACCCGGGTCGAAATGGCCTGGACGTAAACAACCTAAATTTGTTATTGCCTTAAGGGAAAGTCCTTCACAAAGAGCACAGTAGACGTTTTTGTAAATCTTACGACCACCCTTCAGTAAATGCTGAAAGGACCTGCAGGCAgttacattacaatttacatttgACACATCGACCTCATGGGGAATGCATCGCCTCACTTCTAAAATGTCATTAGGATTGAATTCGAATTCCACCTTCACAGTTCCTTTGCAATCTTCGAATTCGCTAACATATGTATTAAGGATGTGGTTGTATATTTGTGTGCTTCCGACGGGACGTGAAGAGGAACTAGTTAACCCTGTG contains these protein-coding regions:
- the LOC136431318 gene encoding LOW QUALITY PROTEIN: adhesion G protein-coupled receptor E5-like (The sequence of the model RefSeq protein was modified relative to this genomic sequence to represent the inferred CDS: deleted 2 bases in 1 codon), translating into LLKSSKSFPMVVSICSTLTCPAQLQVVIQDTTALVCGDCLLEYFSNDTRGVQTTGDADQSWLTLGLVIVSDVAVFGFVAHTFRSGEWKKVPAKLKVIMMTSITVAESMFVGRVIVPAGSGCVAYAIILHYLMLTAFTSMNALSVDLFLTFRQGLERPELNNYLLYILLAPLPVVVATVIVDFGSSVRVGYGENCWIGNPTASLVAFGVPVLCALMTNAVFITLALLAIRKSFQIASTALERSDLSKVWVYMRISFLTGFTWILGFIFPFAQSTVLEYIFIVLNASQGLLLTLFLTMTSKVVEKWKSVIMARLGLAAPQQDNGTTTTGRNRRTAGGGAQSTAGGTVSAVEIPMTTFPVVKNRARLHPGEPRQGSGRTGNANKQQATDAMADETDTAGNAETLPCGVGETTSGPDSAADRHMKTFVDVEENKTEDSR